The following proteins come from a genomic window of Natronosalvus vescus:
- a CDS encoding metal-dependent hydrolase yields MYQLGHYGAALIAYAPLGAGVAIAGYEFWAVLGGLLCVSLSTLPDCDHQLPFVPHRGPTHSIPFAILVGGGLAGASYVVLDATTGTPEAAVVEFLFVVGTLSIVSHLLADALTPMGITPFWPLSRRHYTLNVTPAKSRLANYALFGLGIGAVVLAAMVVSTLS; encoded by the coding sequence ATGTATCAACTCGGGCACTACGGCGCGGCACTCATCGCCTACGCACCACTCGGTGCGGGTGTCGCCATCGCCGGCTACGAGTTCTGGGCCGTTCTCGGAGGGCTTCTTTGCGTCTCGCTCTCGACGCTCCCCGACTGTGACCACCAGCTTCCGTTCGTCCCCCATCGGGGGCCGACCCACTCGATCCCGTTCGCGATACTCGTCGGGGGCGGGCTTGCCGGTGCCAGTTACGTGGTGCTCGATGCGACGACGGGCACTCCCGAAGCGGCTGTTGTCGAGTTCCTTTTCGTCGTCGGCACGCTCTCGATCGTCTCACACCTGCTGGCGGATGCGCTGACGCCGATGGGAATCACGCCATTCTGGCCGCTTTCGAGGCGACACTATACGTTGAACGTGACGCCGGCGAAAAGTCGGCTCGCGAACTACGCCCTCTTTGGACTCGGTATCGGTGCAGTCGTGCTCGCGGCGATGGTCGTTTCGACGCTGTCGTGA
- a CDS encoding cytochrome oxidase assembly protein, producing MSYDTQTSESSRLPIDLDRAAFSSLLTVTVALVAGTIILGVAARTTGSGLACDANWPVCDGGFLNLLPQGQPSFWEWIHRVVAMLAGFAIIASAIVAIVSDQIDRRIAGLVTAGMILTPIQVYLGRETVLTYEMTVLNFHFWTAIVIFVLFVVALVFAWAEWLTGKHVAIALGIGAFTVPLQVLLSPLFIQQNTPMTLTIQMGVLLTLIAAVVLAVLVGRTHLEAISSLGVIAAGTVLTVATTILSRESVMTYSPTLDFVYLLVAGALFLTLVVGAWLVHRELSASTRTREPLSS from the coding sequence GTGTCGTACGATACTCAGACGTCCGAATCATCTCGGTTGCCGATCGATCTCGATCGGGCCGCGTTTTCGTCCCTCCTCACCGTAACGGTGGCCCTCGTCGCCGGGACGATTATCCTCGGTGTCGCTGCACGAACGACCGGATCGGGACTGGCGTGTGACGCCAACTGGCCGGTCTGTGACGGTGGGTTCCTGAACCTTCTCCCACAGGGACAGCCGAGTTTCTGGGAGTGGATCCACCGCGTCGTCGCGATGCTCGCCGGCTTTGCGATCATCGCGTCTGCAATCGTCGCTATAGTCAGCGACCAGATCGACCGCCGAATCGCCGGTCTCGTCACCGCCGGAATGATCCTGACTCCGATCCAGGTGTACCTCGGCCGTGAAACCGTCCTCACCTACGAGATGACGGTCCTCAACTTCCACTTCTGGACGGCGATCGTGATCTTCGTCCTGTTCGTCGTCGCGCTCGTGTTCGCCTGGGCCGAGTGGCTCACCGGCAAACACGTGGCCATCGCCCTCGGGATCGGTGCATTCACGGTGCCGCTACAGGTGCTATTGAGCCCGCTGTTCATCCAGCAGAACACACCCATGACCCTGACGATCCAGATGGGCGTCCTCCTGACGCTCATCGCCGCGGTCGTCCTCGCGGTGCTCGTCGGTCGCACCCACCTCGAGGCGATCTCGAGTCTCGGTGTGATCGCTGCGGGTACCGTTCTGACTGTCGCGACGACGATCCTGAGCCGTGAGTCCGTGATGACCTACTCGCCGACGCTCGATTTTGTCTACCTCCTCGTCGCTGGTGCGCTGTTTCTCACGCTGGTGGTGGGTGCGTGGCTCGTCCACAGGGAACTCAGTGCAAGCACACGCACGCGAGAGCCGCTGTCGTCCTGA
- a CDS encoding M24 family metallopeptidase, whose product MDKLERLDRYLEANDLDSIWFAQPNSFAWLTGGNAVVDREGDIGVGAIGYDGDEPTLLANTIELDRLRDEELPDLEGQSVSTESFPWYERSLPEALASFVDGRAAADIDVPGLEHFDPSRVRQPLTDTDRERYRSLARETAMAVEAVCRELQHDDTEAEVTAALEVSLAAQNIEAPVVLVGGAERAQKYRHYTPKPVEFGDYALVSVTTQRHGLHASCTRTVAFEPPEWLEERHRAAARVETTAIATTRSLAPAGGIAADVFADIQLAYEAVGFPGEWKQHHQGGAAGFAGREWIATPTNDAPVRVPMAYAWNPTVQGAKSEDTHFVTEDDIETLTTTGDWPTIDVEAVGEYELELERPAVLGLEDD is encoded by the coding sequence ATGGACAAACTCGAGCGCCTGGATCGATATCTCGAGGCGAACGATCTCGACTCGATCTGGTTCGCCCAGCCCAATTCGTTCGCGTGGCTGACTGGCGGCAATGCCGTCGTCGACCGGGAGGGCGATATCGGCGTCGGCGCGATCGGCTACGACGGCGACGAACCCACGCTCCTGGCGAACACCATCGAACTCGACCGCCTTCGCGATGAGGAGCTCCCGGATCTCGAGGGCCAGTCGGTATCGACCGAATCGTTCCCCTGGTACGAACGGTCACTGCCCGAGGCGCTCGCGTCGTTCGTCGACGGTCGAGCGGCGGCTGACATCGACGTGCCCGGCCTCGAGCACTTCGATCCGTCGCGGGTACGCCAGCCACTGACCGACACCGATCGCGAACGCTACCGCTCGCTCGCCCGCGAAACCGCGATGGCGGTCGAAGCGGTCTGTCGCGAACTCCAGCATGACGACACGGAGGCGGAAGTCACCGCGGCGCTCGAGGTCTCTCTCGCTGCCCAGAACATCGAGGCCCCGGTCGTCCTCGTCGGCGGTGCCGAACGCGCCCAGAAATATCGCCATTACACGCCGAAACCGGTCGAGTTCGGTGACTATGCGCTCGTGTCGGTGACGACACAGCGACACGGACTCCACGCCAGTTGTACCCGAACCGTGGCGTTCGAGCCGCCAGAGTGGCTCGAGGAACGCCACCGGGCTGCTGCTCGCGTCGAGACGACGGCAATTGCGACGACTCGTTCCCTTGCCCCCGCTGGCGGCATCGCCGCCGACGTGTTCGCTGACATCCAGCTGGCCTACGAGGCGGTTGGGTTCCCTGGCGAGTGGAAACAGCACCACCAGGGCGGTGCAGCGGGCTTCGCCGGCCGGGAGTGGATCGCCACCCCGACCAACGACGCCCCGGTTCGGGTGCCGATGGCCTACGCCTGGAATCCGACGGTGCAGGGTGCAAAGAGCGAAGACACTCACTTCGTCACTGAGGACGACATCGAGACGCTGACGACGACCGGCGACTGGCCGACGATCGACGTCGAGGCGGTGGGCGAGTACGAACTCGAACTCGAGCGCCCGGCCGTGCTGGGTCTCGAGGACGACTGA
- a CDS encoding SDR family NAD(P)-dependent oxidoreductase, producing the protein MSQTRARGAIIVGASAGIGEALAHELADAGYAVGLAARRTERLKAVGAELPTQAYVATMDVTDVEDARTGFFELVEAMPSVDLVVLSAGVGTGNRDLEWAPERETIDVNVRGFTALATAALEHFESRESRERDEYEGDGNGNGTQNGDTDGHLVGISSVAARFGNPNAPAYNASKAFVSTYLEGLRHRQATREADVTITTVEPGYVDTEMLLSDDPFWVASPETAAAHIARAIRQERSHVYVTRRWRLVSWLFELLPEPVVRRIVT; encoded by the coding sequence ATGTCGCAGACGCGAGCGCGCGGGGCGATCATCGTCGGCGCTTCCGCTGGAATCGGCGAGGCACTGGCGCACGAACTCGCCGACGCGGGGTACGCGGTCGGCCTGGCGGCGAGACGAACGGAACGGCTGAAGGCGGTCGGCGCCGAACTGCCGACCCAGGCGTACGTGGCGACGATGGACGTCACGGACGTCGAGGACGCCCGTACTGGCTTTTTCGAACTCGTCGAGGCGATGCCGTCGGTCGATCTCGTCGTCCTCAGCGCGGGCGTCGGTACCGGAAACCGCGACCTCGAGTGGGCTCCCGAACGAGAGACGATCGACGTCAACGTCCGTGGGTTCACCGCGTTGGCGACGGCGGCGCTCGAGCATTTCGAGTCCCGCGAGTCACGCGAGCGTGACGAATACGAGGGGGATGGGAACGGGAACGGGACCCAAAACGGAGACACGGACGGCCACCTCGTCGGCATCTCCTCGGTCGCCGCTCGCTTCGGGAACCCGAACGCGCCAGCGTACAACGCCTCGAAAGCCTTCGTCTCGACGTACCTCGAGGGGTTACGCCACCGACAGGCCACACGAGAGGCGGACGTGACGATTACGACCGTCGAACCGGGTTACGTCGACACGGAAATGCTGCTCTCCGACGACCCGTTCTGGGTCGCCTCGCCGGAAACGGCCGCCGCACACATCGCTCGAGCGATCCGCCAGGAGCGGTCGCACGTGTACGTGACCCGGCGGTGGCGGCTGGTGAGCTGGCTGTTCGAGTTGTTGCCCGAACCGGTGGTTCGACGGATCGTGACGTGA
- a CDS encoding DUF456 domain-containing protein, translated as MVEVLVALSIALFLAGIVGTVVPLVPGGILSLSGLFLYWWQSGYAEPGLLALAVLTSLGLLTLFVEFFAGSIAARAGGASWGTTVAGAVAGIVLMLVTGPLGLLVGLFGTIFVLEFAANGDLDGSLRTAGYATAGILASTAVQVMLTTTIFLGFLVAVFVL; from the coding sequence ATGGTCGAGGTACTCGTCGCCCTCTCGATTGCTCTCTTCCTCGCCGGGATCGTCGGGACAGTGGTGCCGCTTGTCCCCGGTGGCATCCTCTCGTTGTCCGGCCTGTTCCTCTACTGGTGGCAATCCGGCTACGCGGAACCGGGACTGCTGGCACTCGCTGTCCTGACCAGCCTCGGACTGTTGACGCTCTTCGTGGAGTTCTTCGCGGGCTCGATCGCCGCCCGTGCCGGTGGCGCATCCTGGGGAACGACCGTCGCAGGAGCCGTCGCTGGCATCGTCCTGATGCTCGTGACCGGCCCGCTCGGTCTACTCGTCGGGCTCTTCGGCACGATCTTCGTCCTCGAGTTCGCCGCCAACGGTGACCTCGACGGGAGCCTCCGTACCGCGGGCTACGCGACGGCTGGCATCCTCGCCTCGACGGCCGTGCAGGTGATGCTCACGACGACGATATTTCTCGGCTTTCTCGTCGCGGTGTTCGTGCTCTGA
- a CDS encoding glutamate--tRNA ligase, with the protein MDDELRTRIEREAEKHALLNAVKHESEANVGAVMGPLMGDNPDFREHADAVPGVVGGVVSRVNDLGNDERRARLEELAPEELAELEADEEEDEQVLPELPRAEEFDQIRMRCAPNPNGPWHLGHGRMPAVIGTYKELYDGWFCVRFDDTDPETKRPDLEAYDAILEDLEYLGFEADEVYKASDRLEIYYDHARELIQEGGAYTCSCAGEDFSELKNAGEPCPHRGKSIETIHDEFEDMIAGVYDSGEMVLRVKTDIEHKNPALRDFVAFRMVDTPHPREEASEYRCWPMLDFQSGIDDHLIGITHIIRGIDLQDSAKRQRFVYEYFGWEYPEVIHWGHVQVDAYDVKMSTSTLSELIDAGELDGWDDPRAPTLQSLRRRGIRGEAITDAMAELGTSTSDVDLAMSAVYAKNRDLIDEETDRRFFVREGVEIGLAGSPPEAATPQLHPNHEDRGVRHIPAGKAVLLEGDDLPQREERIWLKGLGCFQYTRDVLQYTGDSIDVVRDGDVDVVHWVPAAESVPLRLRTMDGDVEGRAEPEVGDLEADDLVQFERVGFARIDRVEEDGSVVAYYAHP; encoded by the coding sequence ATGGATGACGAGTTACGAACCCGTATCGAGCGCGAGGCCGAAAAGCACGCGCTCCTGAACGCGGTCAAACACGAGAGCGAAGCCAACGTCGGCGCCGTCATGGGGCCGTTAATGGGCGACAATCCCGACTTTCGTGAGCACGCCGACGCCGTTCCCGGCGTCGTCGGTGGCGTCGTTTCCCGCGTGAACGACCTGGGCAACGACGAGCGACGCGCCCGACTCGAGGAACTGGCCCCTGAAGAACTGGCCGAACTCGAGGCCGACGAGGAGGAAGACGAGCAGGTGCTCCCGGAACTGCCACGGGCCGAAGAATTCGACCAGATCCGGATGCGCTGTGCGCCGAATCCGAACGGTCCGTGGCACCTGGGTCACGGGCGGATGCCGGCCGTCATCGGGACGTACAAGGAGCTGTACGACGGCTGGTTCTGCGTCCGCTTCGACGACACCGACCCCGAAACCAAGCGCCCCGACCTCGAGGCCTACGACGCCATCCTCGAGGATCTCGAGTACCTCGGGTTCGAGGCCGACGAGGTCTACAAGGCCAGCGACCGCCTCGAGATCTACTACGATCACGCCCGAGAACTGATTCAGGAGGGCGGCGCGTACACCTGTTCGTGTGCCGGCGAGGACTTCTCGGAACTGAAAAACGCCGGCGAGCCCTGCCCACACCGCGGGAAGTCGATCGAGACGATCCACGACGAGTTCGAGGACATGATCGCCGGGGTCTACGACAGCGGCGAGATGGTCTTGCGGGTCAAGACCGACATCGAGCACAAAAACCCCGCACTCCGGGACTTCGTGGCGTTCCGGATGGTCGACACGCCCCATCCGCGCGAGGAAGCAAGCGAGTACCGCTGCTGGCCGATGCTCGATTTCCAGTCGGGCATCGACGACCACCTGATCGGCATCACGCACATCATTCGTGGCATCGACCTCCAGGACTCCGCGAAACGCCAGCGGTTCGTCTACGAGTACTTCGGCTGGGAGTACCCCGAGGTGATCCACTGGGGACACGTCCAGGTCGACGCGTACGACGTGAAGATGAGTACTTCGACGCTTTCGGAACTGATCGACGCGGGCGAACTCGACGGCTGGGACGATCCTCGAGCGCCAACCCTCCAGAGCCTCCGCCGCCGGGGGATCCGCGGAGAAGCGATCACCGACGCGATGGCGGAACTCGGCACCTCCACGAGCGACGTCGACCTCGCGATGAGCGCCGTCTACGCCAAAAACCGCGACCTGATCGACGAAGAGACCGATCGGCGCTTTTTCGTCCGCGAGGGCGTCGAAATCGGTCTGGCCGGCAGCCCACCCGAGGCGGCCACGCCGCAACTGCACCCCAACCACGAGGATCGAGGCGTCCGTCACATTCCCGCAGGCAAGGCCGTCCTGCTCGAGGGGGACGACCTTCCCCAGCGCGAGGAGCGCATCTGGCTGAAGGGGCTCGGCTGCTTCCAGTACACCCGGGACGTCCTCCAGTACACCGGCGACTCGATCGACGTCGTTCGCGATGGGGACGTCGACGTGGTTCACTGGGTGCCCGCCGCCGAGAGCGTTCCCCTGCGACTCCGGACGATGGACGGTGACGTCGAGGGGCGGGCCGAACCGGAGGTCGGCGACCTCGAGGCCGACGATCTCGTCCAGTTCGAGCGCGTCGGCTTCGCCCGAATCGACCGGGTCGAAGAGGACGGGTCGGTCGTCGCGTACTACGCTCATCCCTGA
- a CDS encoding 3-oxoacyl-ACP synthase — MTEVGLTGYGRYLPEETITGEEIADQSGIPESVVVEKMGVRRKHVCPPDDDHVTDMCVAAAEEALEMADRDPSEIDLVLYHGSEYKDYVVWSAAAAVTERLGATNAFATESHTLCASAPIAIRQVTAQLQVDHLDSALLVAASREEDLVDYGNERSSFMFNFGSGASAMVLETDPGSRARAVVHQSAAVTDGSFAHDVIMPAGGSLEPPSDETVEADRHTLDVPDPDGMKERLAPVSLPNYLEVADTALERSGFDRSDLDFVPVTHMKRSFHDLLFSELGLDSDTNGVYLDTYGHVQSADQILALEEGRDRGLLEDDDLVCFLAAGTGYTWSATVLTWRG, encoded by the coding sequence GTGACCGAGGTCGGACTGACCGGCTACGGCCGCTACCTCCCCGAGGAGACGATCACCGGCGAAGAGATCGCCGACCAGAGCGGCATCCCCGAATCGGTCGTCGTCGAGAAGATGGGCGTACGGCGAAAACACGTCTGCCCGCCCGACGACGACCACGTGACCGATATGTGCGTCGCCGCCGCCGAGGAGGCGCTCGAGATGGCCGATCGCGATCCCTCCGAGATCGACCTCGTGCTCTATCACGGCAGCGAGTACAAGGACTACGTCGTCTGGTCGGCCGCGGCGGCGGTCACCGAGCGACTCGGGGCGACGAACGCGTTCGCCACCGAGAGCCACACCCTCTGTGCCAGCGCCCCGATCGCGATCCGCCAGGTGACCGCCCAGTTGCAGGTCGACCACCTCGACAGCGCCTTGCTCGTGGCCGCGAGCCGGGAAGAAGACCTCGTCGATTACGGGAACGAGCGCTCCTCGTTCATGTTCAACTTCGGCTCGGGCGCGAGCGCGATGGTGCTCGAGACCGATCCCGGTTCGCGGGCCCGTGCGGTCGTCCACCAGAGCGCCGCCGTCACCGACGGCTCGTTCGCCCACGACGTCATCATGCCCGCCGGCGGGTCGCTCGAGCCACCGAGCGACGAGACCGTCGAGGCGGACCGACACACCCTCGACGTGCCCGACCCAGATGGGATGAAAGAGCGACTGGCACCCGTCTCGCTCCCGAACTACCTCGAGGTGGCGGACACGGCCCTCGAGCGCTCCGGGTTCGACCGTTCCGATCTCGACTTCGTCCCGGTCACACACATGAAGCGGTCGTTCCACGACCTGCTATTCTCGGAACTGGGGCTCGATTCAGACACCAATGGTGTGTACCTCGATACCTACGGCCACGTCCAGAGCGCCGACCAGATACTGGCGCTCGAGGAGGGTCGAGATCGAGGGCTGCTCGAGGACGACGACCTCGTCTGTTTCCTCGCCGCCGGAACGGGGTATACGTGGTCGGCGACGGTGCTGACCTGGCGCGGATAG
- a CDS encoding branched-chain amino acid ABC transporter permease yields the protein MTGLPALDIGIGVVDPGAFFNAFLPAMPFMILMLFLALFAMSFDFISGYTGYLSFGHAAFYGIGAYVIVLAANGLIPGVPSGTPFMLTMLLGAFLAVGVALAIGAVSFRLTGVYFAMITLGFAQVLYELIRNWSYVGSNPMEGPTLEGTASIGVPYVDSLSVALGRLSGDSFENVLGMGIDISATLTSYYAIGLIVLVCYFAMQRIIHSPFGRVMIAIRENEERAEAVGYNVFWYKMGAFAMSAFFAAIAGALYAGYRGSASPDSTFYFLVTADALIVTIIGGIGTLAGPFFGSVFFEWLEDILSSQQGGLAPYLRETLPEGLLSVEVANITFLDLINTVVDGRAPLYLGIVFVLFVLFVPNGLLGSVRDRLGGTVSKRLPAHLERYRR from the coding sequence TTGACGGGTCTTCCAGCCCTCGACATCGGGATCGGCGTCGTCGACCCGGGCGCGTTCTTCAACGCGTTCCTGCCGGCGATGCCGTTTATGATTCTGATGTTGTTCCTGGCGCTGTTCGCGATGAGCTTCGACTTCATCAGCGGCTACACGGGCTATCTCTCGTTCGGACACGCAGCCTTCTACGGCATCGGTGCGTACGTGATCGTCCTGGCAGCGAACGGACTGATCCCCGGCGTTCCCTCCGGGACGCCGTTCATGCTGACGATGCTGCTCGGCGCGTTCCTCGCGGTTGGCGTCGCCCTTGCGATCGGCGCCGTCTCCTTCCGACTGACCGGCGTCTACTTCGCGATGATCACCCTCGGGTTCGCCCAGGTGCTCTACGAACTGATCCGCAACTGGAGCTACGTCGGCTCGAATCCGATGGAAGGGCCGACGCTCGAGGGAACCGCCTCTATCGGCGTGCCCTACGTCGACTCGCTGTCGGTTGCGCTCGGGAGACTTTCCGGGGACAGCTTCGAGAACGTGCTCGGTATGGGGATCGACATCTCGGCGACGTTGACGTCGTACTACGCCATCGGCCTCATCGTGCTCGTTTGTTACTTCGCGATGCAGCGGATCATTCACTCGCCCTTTGGCCGGGTGATGATCGCCATCAGGGAGAACGAAGAGCGGGCGGAAGCCGTCGGCTACAACGTGTTCTGGTACAAGATGGGGGCGTTCGCCATGAGCGCCTTCTTCGCTGCCATCGCCGGCGCGCTGTACGCCGGCTACCGTGGCAGCGCCTCGCCGGACAGTACGTTCTACTTCCTCGTCACAGCGGACGCGCTGATCGTGACGATCATCGGCGGCATCGGCACCCTCGCCGGCCCGTTCTTCGGGTCGGTCTTCTTCGAGTGGCTCGAGGACATCCTCTCCTCACAGCAGGGTGGCCTCGCGCCGTACCTCCGGGAGACGCTGCCCGAGGGGCTGTTGAGCGTCGAGGTCGCGAACATCACGTTCCTCGACCTGATCAACACGGTCGTCGACGGGCGCGCCCCGCTCTACCTGGGCATCGTGTTCGTCCTCTTCGTCCTGTTCGTCCCGAACGGGCTCCTCGGGTCGGTTCGCGACCGACTCGGCGGCACCGTTTCGAAACGCCTGCCGGCCCACCTCGAGCGCTACCGACGCTGA
- a CDS encoding branched-chain amino acid ABC transporter permease, with amino-acid sequence MIESVTPMLGLVEAPLVTDALGRFFQPDTLARILIEGLGKASIYFIIAIGLTLVFGLMGILNFAHGAFAMVGAYLGGVLMVVALSSGSGTVTRIALFIVVAAVIFALLTAVGAALEISLVRPIYDRTPMYQILLTFGVGLILEELARIITSSQGIQPEPTWSAAQATIPGVLSAPSDIILTLFGARIRGFYLFAIVAGAALAVAVWLFLTRTLYGLYIRAGSEDSEMVEALGVDVRKAFTVVFGLGIGLAAVGGVFLMWDPTQGPSVMLNLDVLLYAFVVVVIGGLGSFKGTLVAAVIVGIADSFTTWLFNTGIVDFSGLPEVTIFLLLVIALIVRPQGLYGIEEVGGH; translated from the coding sequence ATGATCGAATCGGTCACCCCCATGCTCGGCCTGGTAGAGGCACCGTTAGTGACGGACGCTCTCGGCCGGTTCTTCCAGCCGGACACGCTGGCCCGGATCCTCATCGAAGGGCTCGGCAAGGCGTCGATCTACTTCATCATCGCCATCGGCCTGACGCTCGTGTTCGGGCTGATGGGGATCCTCAACTTCGCCCACGGTGCTTTCGCGATGGTCGGCGCGTACCTCGGCGGCGTCCTGATGGTCGTCGCACTCTCATCCGGCTCTGGAACGGTCACGCGCATCGCGTTGTTCATCGTCGTCGCCGCCGTCATCTTCGCGCTGTTGACGGCCGTCGGTGCGGCACTCGAGATCAGCCTCGTGCGTCCAATCTACGACCGGACGCCGATGTATCAGATCCTGTTGACCTTCGGCGTCGGACTGATCCTCGAGGAGCTCGCCCGGATCATCACCTCCTCGCAAGGAATCCAGCCCGAACCGACGTGGTCGGCCGCCCAGGCGACGATTCCGGGCGTACTCAGCGCCCCCTCGGACATCATCCTGACGTTGTTCGGGGCTCGCATCCGCGGGTTTTACCTGTTCGCGATCGTGGCCGGGGCAGCGCTCGCGGTCGCCGTCTGGCTGTTCCTCACCCGAACCCTGTACGGCCTCTACATCAGGGCCGGAAGCGAGGATTCGGAGATGGTCGAAGCACTCGGCGTCGACGTTCGCAAGGCGTTCACCGTCGTCTTCGGCCTCGGCATCGGGCTGGCCGCCGTCGGTGGTGTCTTCCTCATGTGGGATCCCACACAGGGGCCGAGCGTGATGCTCAACCTCGACGTCCTGCTGTACGCGTTCGTTGTCGTCGTCATCGGCGGCCTCGGCTCGTTCAAGGGCACGCTCGTGGCGGCCGTCATCGTCGGCATCGCCGACTCCTTTACCACGTGGCTGTTCAACACCGGTATCGTCGACTTCTCGGGGCTCCCGGAGGTCACCATCTTCCTCCTGCTCGTGATCGCACTGATCGTGCGTCCACAGGGCCTGTACGGTATCGAGGAGGTGGGGGGCCATTAG
- a CDS encoding ABC transporter ATP-binding protein — protein MTVLELEGVHTYYGESHILQGVDLTVEEGEVVALIGRNGVGKTTTLRTILQLTPPREGTVRYEGEDVTGRPTHEVANMGVGWVPEDRRMFGYLTVEENLRVSVGPDQAFDPLRDEMFDLFPDLERFREKEARNLSGGQQQMLAIARGMVGNNDLLLVDEPSEGLAPLIVEQVVEALREASTETTMVLVEQNFPLAMDLADRFYLLDHGTVVESGSTEGVTADDERIRRYLSA, from the coding sequence ATGACCGTCCTCGAACTCGAGGGCGTCCACACCTACTACGGCGAGAGCCACATCCTCCAGGGGGTCGACCTGACCGTCGAGGAGGGCGAGGTCGTCGCCCTCATCGGTCGCAACGGCGTCGGCAAGACCACCACGCTCCGGACGATCCTGCAACTCACGCCGCCACGTGAGGGAACCGTGCGCTACGAGGGCGAAGACGTGACCGGCCGACCAACCCACGAGGTCGCGAACATGGGTGTCGGCTGGGTGCCAGAGGATCGACGGATGTTCGGCTATCTGACCGTCGAAGAGAACCTGCGGGTCTCGGTCGGCCCTGACCAGGCGTTCGACCCGCTCAGAGACGAGATGTTCGACCTGTTCCCCGACCTCGAGCGGTTCCGGGAGAAGGAAGCCCGAAATCTGAGCGGCGGCCAACAGCAGATGCTCGCCATCGCTCGCGGAATGGTCGGGAACAACGACCTGTTGCTCGTCGACGAACCGAGCGAGGGGCTCGCCCCCTTGATCGTCGAACAGGTCGTCGAGGCACTGCGAGAAGCCTCCACCGAGACGACGATGGTGCTCGTCGAGCAGAACTTCCCGCTCGCGATGGATCTGGCAGACCGGTTCTACCTGCTCGATCACGGCACCGTCGTCGAATCCGGCTCGACGGAAGGCGTGACGGCTGATGACGAACGAATCAGGAGGTATCTGTCGGCATGA
- a CDS encoding ABC transporter ATP-binding protein — MVLWTSNLTKEFGGITAVDGVDFSLEQGELCSVIGPNGAGKTTFFNLLTGVLEPTRGTIEFAAADRDGERVDITDAPPHETALLGLHRSYQITNVFPTVSVLENVRVAVQAHRGNDSWQFWRNVNAFDDHYAEAESILERIGLAEYADRTAQNLSHGEKRNLEIGIALAGDPDVLLLDEPTAGVSSEDVGQVTAIIEDVAADHAVMLIEHNMDVVMGISDRIAVLNRGELIADGEPETIRESEAVQRAYLGGYDGDDAQTGADDDSDSAPGTGVTAG; from the coding sequence ATGGTGCTCTGGACGTCCAACCTGACGAAAGAATTCGGGGGGATTACCGCCGTCGACGGCGTCGACTTCAGCCTCGAGCAGGGCGAACTCTGTTCGGTCATCGGTCCCAACGGAGCCGGCAAGACGACGTTCTTCAACCTGCTGACGGGGGTGCTCGAACCCACCCGTGGAACGATCGAATTCGCCGCCGCCGACCGGGACGGCGAGCGCGTCGACATCACCGACGCCCCACCCCACGAGACCGCGTTGCTCGGCCTGCACCGATCCTACCAGATCACGAACGTGTTCCCGACCGTCTCGGTGCTCGAGAACGTTCGCGTCGCCGTCCAGGCTCACCGTGGGAACGACTCCTGGCAGTTCTGGCGAAACGTGAACGCGTTCGACGACCACTACGCCGAAGCGGAGTCGATCCTCGAGCGCATCGGCCTCGCAGAGTACGCAGACCGCACTGCACAGAACCTAAGTCACGGCGAAAAGCGCAACCTCGAGATCGGCATCGCGCTGGCCGGCGACCCCGACGTGCTGTTGCTCGATGAACCGACCGCCGGTGTCTCGAGCGAGGACGTCGGCCAGGTGACGGCGATCATCGAGGACGTCGCCGCCGACCACGCCGTGATGTTGATCGAACACAACATGGACGTGGTGATGGGGATCAGCGACCGCATCGCCGTCCTCAACCGCGGCGAGTTGATCGCCGACGGCGAACCCGAGACGATACGTGAGAGCGAGGCCGTCCAGCGGGCGTACCTCGGCGGCTACGACGGTGATGACGCCCAGACTGGAGCGGATGACGATTCCGACTCCGCTCCCGGAACCGGGGTGACCGCCGGATGA